From Pagrus major chromosome 6, Pma_NU_1.0, one genomic window encodes:
- the ccdc71 gene encoding uncharacterized protein ccdc71, producing MADAARGPVVGRPLAYANEERRAVHSWSRISSAGHNVLLDALKILSPMSHDLSSCEELVNFLQDLSEEGHKPTVLRSKDVYGYRSCTTQPMTEDMLRPPNRNVRPTAKRRGKKPLTKKREVHPSWNASEKSSPRIQGVRPPELMDHHALICSRTPGRTVEMSQVLQLQPCLKLTSIKGLSGYHTARLQIQTSWDSSSEAPSVAISQQQHPPMLSGIPLQPSQNGGGAPTKAVALFSQKSLSCPLRLDGALIGDSAPVFYANGRAFPETHTELTSNGWRSNGLHRDGRGPKELTRQRNGWKDKNSFRWKVIKVDDSRSVAEARRKAQKILQVNLSPVIQIQPLNHVLRDFRYQNK from the coding sequence ATGGCTGACGCGGCACGAGGTCCCGTGGTTGGCCGGCCATTGGCATACGCCAATGAAGAGCGGAGGGCGGTTCACTCCTGGTCCCGGATCTCGTCAGCGGGGCACAACGTCCTCCTGGATGCTCTGAAGATCCTCAGCCCGATGTCCCATGACCTCTCCAGCTGCGAGGAGCTGGTCAACTTCCTGCAGGACCTGAGCGAAGAGGGACACAAGCCCACCGTGCTGCGCAGCAAGGACGTTTACGGCTACCGATCCTGCACCACCCAACCCATGACTGAAGACATGCTGAGGCCACCCAACAGGAATGTCAGACCCACTGCcaagaggagggggaagaagcCCCTGACCAAGAAGAGAGAGGTGCACCCATCCTGGAACGCCTCTGAAAAGAGCAGTCCAAGGATTCAAGGCGTCCGCCCTCCGGAGCTAATGGACCATCATGCCCTCATCTGCAGTAGGACACCTGGTCGAACTGTAGAGATGTCGCAGGTGCTGCAGTTGCAGCCGTGCCTCAAACTGACCAGCATTAAAGGCCTGTCTGGCTACCACACTGCCAGACTCCAGATCCAAACTTCCTGGGACTCGTCCTCGGAGGCGCCCTCTGTTGCCATTTCACAGCAACAGCACCCTCCAATGCTTTCAGGAATACCTTTGCAGCCTTCTCAGAACGGTGGCGGGGCCCCCACCAAAGCTGTGGCCTTGTTCAGCCAGAAGAGCCTGTCTTGCCCCCTCCGATTGGACGGTGCCCTAATCGGAGATTCTGCTCCAGTCTTTTACGCTAATGGCAGGGCATTCCCAGAGACTCACACAGAGCTGACCAGTAACGGCTGGAGGAGCAACGGCCTCCACCGGGATGGTCGGGGCCCCAAGGAACTGACCCGGCAGAGAAATGGCTGGAAGGACAAGAACAGTTTTAGATGGAAAGTGATAAAGGTGGATGACTCTCGCTCGGTGGCTGAGGCCCGCAGAAAAGCTCAGAAGATCCTCCAGGTCAACCTGTCTCCAGTGATTCAGATCCAACCTCTCAACCATGTGCTGAGAGACTTCAGATACCAGAATAAGTGA